The segment TTCTCTCTTTAGTTGACCAAGGGATTTCAAGTCTTCACCTTGGATATTACAGTTATCCGTTTCTGATTGATTTACGTGACGTTCACGTAAGCTTTCATTATCAGCATCAATTGACAAAAATCCCGTCACCTTGGCGTTACTCATTAGTGAATAACAAGAAAACCAGTACGATATAATTAGTTCACTAGATCAAATAGCCCAGCAACAGACCGCTAAAGAATAGGTACAGCGCGAAATGTGACAACTGCTGTAGTGCACTTTTCTAAGTTACTTACGTTATTACACAGGTAGGACGGGTAACTTAATAATGAATCATGTACCGATGGAGTATAtaatatgaaaagaaaaatggtgATTCATTAGTTTCTATGCTTTTAAGGGCCTCTGCCGATCGGAGCGTATATATGCTCACGTATGTAtatgtacatatatacCTATATGTAATATTTCAAGAGGATCATTATCAATAGTTACAAAATCTCAAAGAGCGAACGGGATTTAATTCTTGATATTTAACACATTTTAATAGAGAATTTTTGTATTCGTCatcttgatatttttcgTAGATGAGCGACAAATACCACCATACCTCTGGGGAATAATAAGCATCGATTGATTCTAGTATCGCGCACTCCAGCAGAAATTTTAATCTTGCATACGCTGCTGACCTATCCGTTTCATTCACAAATGTAAGTTGAGCTCTCTTACTCGGTTTTTCCTCGAGACTGAGGGTATAATAACTCTCGAGATTTTTCTCATCTATACTTAACTCTTCAGGAAATATCAACTCTGCGAACCCGATCAAGGCATCTAAGTTATTCTCATCGTAGTACAATACAGTTTCAAATTCCTTTAACGCGACGTTGGGTtcatcttttattattgataaGTAACCGTTGGCAATATTAGAATTTAGGTTCTTAAATTTACTTTCTACATTGATAGCTTCTTTTATTGCAGCCTTGGCATCCTCATCGTTGTCTTTAGTTCTCATGTACATATTAGCAGCGAAGATCCAAATCATTTGTAGAAGATATTCCTTAGTTTGAGAATATTTAGGACCCATACTACTGAATTCAGGTTTTGAGTCTGAGAATAAGGTTGTGTATAGTTCGAAGACCTCTGGAAGTGTCTCTAGTGCTTCCAAAGTGCcgaaaatttcttcaatgatAGCTAATTGGGTTAATTTCAGGTGAATGAACTGCCATCTATCATGTAAGAGTAAAGTGTTATTTTGAAGGCTTTCGTTCATGGCCTCTAGAACAGAGCAAACAATTTTGTACGATATTTCTTTGTCCTCTTGAACGGACCTACAAAGAGCCAATAGGTGCCAAGCTTTATAGTAGTTGGGATTCTTACTCAGTATCAAGGATTCTAGGGTCTTGATTGCAGTTTCAATGTGTCTTTGTTGTGCTAGAGTGTAAGAATATTTAAATTGTAATTCACGTAATGCCTTCTCATCCTCTCCTTTTTCCTCCTCCTCAACATCAGcactgtttttttcttttgttgataaCATCATTGCATTACATAAATATGAAGTCAAATCATTAGATATAAGAAAATCCAACtgatattttctaatttCATACAAAGTCGACCATGCATTTGcaagaacttttgaaaCGTTTTGTGGATATACACATCTGGTATTGTTTTCTAGCCAATCTAAGGATTCTGCTTGACTCGTTAGTGGCAAATTATACTCTTTGTAAAGGGAATCTAAGGAAGTGGCGAACATAGATACTGTACTGTCATAATCGAAGATATTTTCGATTGAATCTACTTTGGAAGAATCTTGTAGAATAAATGCATAGGCGTctatgaaagaaatgatgtCACGATGGGAGTTATCGTGTAGTTGATAGTATTTGTCGTTATATTTCAcaaaattaacaaaattcaatatagattctttcttcattgttttttttttagtttcatCATTACAGTTTTTGCTGagattttggaaaagaagcATTGCTGTTTTCGAAACCTCAATGCTTTGAAAAGTCTTTTCCATGGAGGATATTATGAAATTGTGCCAGCCAAGATTCACTTTTATATCATTGATGTAAgtgaatttgaaataataCTGCAAAAAAACGATGAAGTGCTCTAAGTTTTCGTTATTTGCCTCACTCGCACTGGGGAATTTAGcctttgataaaatattttgcccaaatttcaaataaaGGTCATCATTGTCAATGTGTTTTTGGGAAGGTGACTGGAACTTCTTTATAacataaagaaaaaggataaAGGGATTATCGGCAGTAGTTTTCAGATTACTTGCTAAATCTTGGATTTGATTGAACTTTAACGTTGCGACAATCATAGTGATATACTCGAAAAGAAGCCCGTTTGATTCAGGAGGGATCGCAACCACATGTGTTAATAGTTCTTTGTAAAAGATATTTTGCATTATATTAATGTCTTCAGAAATTAGACCACGATAGTATAAGTTTTCCAGAATTAGATATTGATCATACTGTTTTGCAATCGCCGTATTTTGCGACGCGGTGTTCTTGTGAAGCTTTAAAGAGTGCAGCAAGAACCGCTGCGATTCCTGAAATTGACCCCTGTAAAAGGAAAGGATACCGAAGCAATTGAATAGAATCTTCTCgaccaattttttgatgttaGGATATTTATTCAATTCCTCCATCATGCTCAGATTTTTCTCTAGTTTCTGGCTGTCCTTCCATAAAACATCACATACGGGCATTGCAAGCTTCTTAGACCCGATAACATGGTAATGTAGTCTAAATTGTAAATTTAGCACAGAATCCAAACTTTCAAATCCTGAATAGAAAGTGCTACTGCCCAAGAGTCGCGCTTTTAATGCTTGGTCGACCAAATCTATTATCTTCGATGGTGCAACAAGGGCATTTTGTGCTCTAGAATTAGACATAGCGCAATTTATTATCGAAGTTGTTGACAGTTTGGAGTGTCGAATTGCCGGGCTATTCTTTCCGCTCTGCCACGCATGATACCTTACACACCTAGAACACGCAtgttatcattatttttcatcacTATGTAAGTAGGTCTTCGAGAGATTAAAAAatcaggaaaaaaatgtgttgagaagaaaatagtTACCCTTTTAAGGTCGTCTATTTCCGTGTATATGCGTGGTTATTCATGTATGCATTCTCTGAGGAAGTACCATAATCGGAAGACAGATTATCATTAAAAGAGTGAGCAACGAGCAAATTCGAGGACGACAGTGTAGATTGCCATTATTGTGTGCCACcttatttgaagaaggaaatggaaaagcTGTTCTCTCATAATAGGGATTTTCATATCTTAGCGTTGTTGAGCGACACATCCTTTTACGCATAATCCTTAATCCTTAATccttatatatatacataccTGGTTTCTTGTGGGTACTTAGTCTTTTATACACCAGAAGAGTTCAGCACGGTTGTAAGTGTAAACAACGGAACGGATATGATTATGACAAAAGCCGTTGGTGATGAAGAATCTCAATATGTTGAGGACTCTACTTTCGAAGCAGCCGCTGCATTTATGGGCGGCAGAGATGGGGCATCGTACAGTAATCAACGGTTTGCTGAAAGTTCTGATCATTCTTCTAGCTCGGCAAGATCACTGGAAGACTACCAACCCCCTGAGGAGAAGCTCTCATCGCTGTCATCCAGAGGTGAAGAAGGTCCTAATGAGAAGGAGAAGAGCGGTAATGGTGATACTGACTTGGCAAGAATACAAACTGGGCTTTTTTCTCCTAGATTGCGAAGtcatagaaagaaaatattgttGAAGTTTGTTGTCAACAACCTCTTTATTGCATGTGTGTGTATCTCGCTCATATCAATTTACTGGGGTGCCTGTTATGGAACGGATCGTTACTTCTTTAAGGTGAATAACATTGTTGTACTGCAGGATGTGCCATCTAATATTTCCGTACAGTCTATCTCAGCCATCATACCCTCATTGTTAGCGTCTGTGCCTGGAACATGGCACGTCTATAATGCAACCTCATTTAATGAGAAATTTGGCTCGATAAACTCCAATGAAATTAATGCAAAATTATTGGATCTGATTTACGATGAGAAATATTGGTTAGGCTTGAACGTTAAACCAGATGCTACAGACACCTTGTataattctttgattagTCAAGATGCAGACTCCCAGTTCAATTCatcagatttttttgagtcCGTGTTTGAAAGTGGTCGTGATCCATCAAGCGTTAGATCAACCATTTTACCACTAATGCAACAGTTGGAAACCAGGtttcaaaaatactatGTAAAGGAATATCTTCCCTCATTGATGAGTAATATTACTTCCAATGGTAAAGATTTCAAGATAAACCTAGAGAACTGGGCAATTGCAGGTCAGTTGTTATTTACCTATAACGATCATCGTCCCTTTACTGATCGCATCCTGTTGGCCCCTTTGCAGGTTGGTTTGATTTATTGCATACTATTAACTGTTTTACAACTGTCACTATATGGAAAATTGCATGGGGAAATGGCCAAAGTGTTGAAACCGAAATATATACTAATCTACAGGTTACTAGTTTCCTGGGCAACCTATTTCCTTCTTTCCATTGGATTTTGTACCGTATCTGCAATTTTTAGAATCGACTTCACCCCTGCATTTGGTAAAGGAGGCTTTGTGGTATATTGGATGTCTACATGGCTGGTAATGATGGCTGTTGGGGGTACTAATGAAAACGTACTGAGCTTAATTATAGCCTATTGCCCTCCATATTTAAGCATTTGGCTGATGACATGGATCATCTTA is part of the Saccharomyces mikatae IFO 1815 strain IFO1815 genome assembly, chromosome: 16 genome and harbors:
- the YPP1 gene encoding Ypp1p (similar to Saccharomyces cerevisiae YPP1 (YGR198W)), which codes for MSNSRAQNALVAPSKIIDLVDQALKARLLGSSTFYSGFESLDSVLNLQFRLHYHVIGSKKLAMPVCDVLWKDSQKLEKNLSMMEELNKYPNIKKLVEKILFNCFGILSFYRGQFQESQRFLLHSLKLHKNTASQNTAIAKQYDQYLILENLYYRGLISEDINIMQNIFYKELLTHVVAIPPESNGLLFEYITMIVATLKFNQIQDLASNLKTTADNPFILFLYVIKKFQSPSQKHIDNDDLYLKFGQNILSKAKFPSASEANNENLEHFIVFLQYYFKFTYINDIKVNLGWHNFIISSMEKTFQSIEVSKTAMLLFQNLSKNCNDETKKKTMKKESILNFVNFVKYNDKYYQLHDNSHRDIISFIDAYAFILQDSSKVDSIENIFDYDSTVSMFATSLDSLYKEYNLPLTSQAESLDWLENNTRCVYPQNVSKVLANAWSTLYEIRKYQLDFLISNDLTSYLCNAMMLSTKEKNSADVEEEEKGEDEKALRELQFKYSYTLAQQRHIETAIKTLESLILSKNPNYYKAWHLLALCRSVQEDKEISYKIVCSVLEAMNESLQNNTLLLHDRWQFIHLKLTQLAIIEEIFGTLEALETLPEVFELYTTLFSDSKPEFSSMGPKYSQTKEYLLQMIWIFAANMYMRTKDNDEDAKAAIKEAINVESKFKNLNSNIANGYLSIIKDEPNVALKEFETVLYYDENNLDALIGFAELIFPEELSIDEKNLESYYTLSLEEKPSKRAQLTFVNETDRSAAYARLKFLLECAILESIDAYYSPEVWWYLSLIYEKYQDDEYKNSLLKCVKYQELNPVRSLRFCNY
- the SNG1 gene encoding Sng1p (similar to Saccharomyces cerevisiae SNG1 (YGR197C)), which produces MIMTKAVGDEESQYVEDSTFEAAAAFMGGRDGASYSNQRFAESSDHSSSSARSLEDYQPPEEKLSSLSSRGEEGPNEKEKSGNGDTDLARIQTGLFSPRLRSHRKKILLKFVVNNLFIACVCISLISIYWGACYGTDRYFFKVNNIVVLQDVPSNISVQSISAIIPSLLASVPGTWHVYNATSFNEKFGSINSNEINAKLLDLIYDEKYWLGLNVKPDATDTLYNSLISQDADSQFNSSDFFESVFESGRDPSSVRSTILPLMQQLETRFQKYYVKEYLPSLMSNITSNGKDFKINLENWAIAGQLLFTYNDHRPFTDRILLAPLQVGLIYCILLTVLQLSLYGKLHGEMAKVLKPKYILIYRLLVSWATYFLLSIGFCTVSAIFRIDFTPAFGKGGFVVYWMSTWLVMMAVGGTNENVLSLIIAYCPPYLSIWLMTWIILNISASFYPMALNNEFYRYGYIMPIHNAVDIYKVIFLNLTKRKMGRNYGILVAWVVLNTSLTPFCMKAAGKKMQKNAAQAAEAAVRATARHASRPSELNSDSNNSPSRDQGVKSSN